A section of the Oryza sativa Japonica Group chromosome 1, ASM3414082v1 genome encodes:
- the LOC107276509 gene encoding uncharacterized protein, which produces MGSPYMLKKLLRMQDCLPYCRSDNPCGVVGACPYISAAAAGAGALAAHPLPFGHMACPAACHSERTCAGTNWWPRRRRILHGKWLKHILCSAGGRSKAERRRHVCSTSPDAHRGCYFSPSPSTGWASAHGGGGGGSWYASGSGVGRMVQVPAIDAAPVCIAAGGISFDGMICVSKTNFTSMVVMSGFGVLFLAYLVFNLFLSLN; this is translated from the exons ATGGGGTCACCGTACATGCTGAAGAAACTG CTGCGTATGCAGGATTGCTTACCCTATTGCAGGTCGGACAATCCATGCGGCGTGGTCGGCGCATGCCCGTACATttcagcagcagccgccggcgccggcgccctcgccgcccaCCCTCTCCCGTTCGGCCACATG GCCTGTCCCGCCGCCTGCCACTCGGAGAGAACATGCGCGGGCACTAATTGGTGGCCACGGCGACGCCGGATCCTCCACGGGAAGTGGCTGAAGCACATCTTGTGCTCCGCCGGCGGTCGCAGCAAGGCCGAGCGCCGACGACATGTCTGCAGCACTTCGCCGGACGCACACAGAGGATGCTACTTCAGCCCCTCCCCGTCGACGGGGTGGGCATCggcgcatggcggcggcggcggcggcagctggtacgcctccggctccggcgtGGGCAGAATGGTGCAGGTGCCGGCCATCGATGCTGCCCCCGTTTGTATCGCCGCAGGCGGCATATCTTTTGATGGGATGATCTGCGTCAGCAAAACCAACTTCACCAGCATGGTTGTGATGTCCGGTTTCGGTGTCCTCTTCCTGGCTTATCTGGTGTTCAATTTGTTCCTCAGTTTGAATTAA
- the LOC4327274 gene encoding UPF0481 protein At3g47200 — MRRLTTTTTTKTDTVRVNIEKMLEQLSRPARLDGYSIYRVPASVRDSVDNKHYEPRLVSIGPYHRSKHHLRAMEDRKRLYLLRFLHDQHDDDDGSGRRDGLLQDCVGRVRKLEARARACYFESPATGDGEDDDDMFVEMLLLDGCFVVQLFIQWFCGATDPVFDVGWNLPLLHTDLLMLENQIPYFVLLALYDAYSHDPNRPPSARPKPSLTTIITSYFSEKEGRQPATTTATEDAIDHLLHLYHSTFVMPPPDHLPAPVQADCGGKLPRTIRCAKELTMHGVKFVRKPETTNVLDVTFCRDTGVFQIPRVAIEDSTCIRYMNLVAFEQCRGEAAVAEKHLTSYVVLMDYLINTAEDVVILDRADVMENKLANEEEAAKFFNQLRLSSYINYDDHYLAPVYRDVDAFCRRKWPKYKAKFRRDYLNSPWAIFGFCLATTFAVITLFNTIVTILQTFFHLFK; from the exons ATG AGGAgattgacgacgacgacgacgacgaagacggaCACGGTGCGTGTGAACATCGAGAAGATGCTGGAGCAGCTGAGCCGGCCGGCGAGGCTGGACGGCTACTCCATCTACCGTGTCCCGGCTAGCGTCCGCGACAGCGTGGACAACAAGCACTACGAGCCGAGGCTGGTCTCCATCGGCCCGTACCACCGGAGCAAGCACCACCTCCGCGCCATGGAGGACCGGAAGCGCCTCTACCTCCTCCGGTTCCTCCACGAccagcacgacgacgacgacggcagcggccgccgcgacggcctGCTGCAGGACTGCGTCGGCAGGGTGCGCAAGCTCGAggcgcgagcgcgcgcgtgctACTTCGAGAGCCCGGCCACCGGTGacggagaagacgacgacgacatgtTCGTCGAGATGCTCCTCCTCGACGGCTGCTTCGTGGTCCAGCTCTTCATCCAGTGGTTCTGCGGCGCCACGGATCCCGTGTTCGACGTCGGCTGGAACCTCCCGCTGCTGCACACCGACCTGCTCATGCTCGAGAACCAGATCCCCTACTTCGTCCTCCTCGCGCTCTACGACGCCTACTCTCACGACCCCAACCGCCCGCCGTCGGCGCGCCCCAAGCCGTCGCTGACGACCATCATCACCTCCTACTTCAGCGAGAAGGAAGGGAGACAgcccgcgacgacgacggccaccGAGGACGCCATCGATCACCTGCTCCACCTGTACCACTCCACCTTCGTGATGCCGCCACCCGATCACCtgccggcgccggtgcaggCTGACTGCGGCGGCAAGCTGCCAAGGACGATCCGCTGCGCCAAGGAGCTGACCATGCACGGGGTGAAGTTCGTGCGCAAGCCGGAGACGACCAACGTCCTCGACGTCACGTTCTGCAGGGACACCGGCGTCTTCCAGATCCCTCGCGTCGCCATCGAGGACTCCACCTGCATCAGGTACATGAACCTCGTCGCCTTCGAGCAGtgccgcggcgaggcggcggtggcggagaagcACCTGACCAGCTACGTGGTGCTCATGGACTACCTGATCAACACGGCGGAGGACGTGGTGATCCTGGACAGGGCGGACGTGATGGAGAACAAGCTGGCcaacgaggaggaggccgccaagTTCTTCAACCAGCTCCGCCTCAGCTCCTACATCAACTACGACGACCACTACCTGGCGCCGGTGTACCGCGACGTTGACGCCTTCTGCCGCCGCAAGTGGCCAAAATACAAGGCCAAATTCCGCCGGGACTACCTCAACAGCCCGTGGGCGATTTTCGGTTTCTGCTTGGCCACCACATTCGCCGTCATCACCTTGTTCAACACCATCGTCACCATATTGCAGACGTTTTTCCATCTCTTTAAATGA
- the LOC4327275 gene encoding UPF0481 protein At3g47200 produces the protein MLEHLTTPAARLGDGYSIYRVPANVDRKHYEPRLVSVGPYHRSKHHLSAMEDRKRLYLLRFLDDGGESGHRRGLLLQDCIDRVRELEPRARACYFESPATGDDGEDDDGDMFVEMLLLDGCFVVQFFIQWFSGVADPIFNVGWNLPLLHTDLLMLENQIPYFILLALYDAYTHDGDGDLDRPARRPKPSLTSIITAYFSQKEGRQPAATETAQLQEEDDIDHLLHLYHSTFVKPPDHLPARRHRHGGGGSRPPRTIRCAKELAMHGVRFVPKVGTSNILDVAFHDGVFEIPRVAVDDSTCTRFMNLAAFEQCRGGDAETPAAGKHLTSYVVLMDYLINTAEDVVILERADVMENNLANEEAAAAFFNQLRVCSYIDYDDHYLAPVYRDVDAFCRRKWPKYKAKFRRDYLNSPWAIVGFCFATTFAVVTFFNTIVNILKTFFHVLH, from the coding sequence ATGCTGGAGCATCTgaccacgccggcggcgaggctgggCGACGGCTACTCCATCTACCGTGTCCCGGCGAACGTCGACAGGAAGCACTACGAGCCGAGGCTGGTCTCCGTCGGCCCGTACCACCGGAGCAAGCACCACCTCAGCGCCATGGAGGACCGGAAGCGCCTCTACCTCCTCCGGTTcctcgacgacggtggcgagagcggccaccgccgcggacTTCTGCTCCAGGACTGCATCGACAGGGTGCGCGAGCTCGAGCCGCGGGCGCGCGCGTGCTACTTCGAGAGCCCGGCCACCGGTGACGAcggggaagacgacgacggcgacatgTTCGTCGAAATGCTCCTCCTCGACGGCTGCTTCGTGGTCCAGTTCTTCATCCAGTGGTTCTCCGGCGTCGCCGACCCCATCTTCAACGTCGGCTGGAACCTCCCGCTGCTGCACACCGACCTGCTCATGCTCGAGAACCAGATCCCCTACTTCATCCTCCTCGCGCTCTACGACGCCTACACgcatgacggcgacggcgacctcgaccggccggcgcggcggcccaAGCCGTCGCTGACGAGCATCATCACCGCCTACTTCAGCCAGAAGGAAGgtcggcagccggcggcgacggagacggcgcagctgcaggaggaggacgacatcgaccacctcctccacctctacCACTCCACCTTCGTCAAGCCACCCGATCACctgccggcgcggcggcaccgccacggcggcggcggcagcagacCGCCGAGGACGATCCGCTGCGCCAAGGAGCTGGCCATGCACGGGGTGAGGTTCGTGCCCAAGGTCGGGACGAGCAACATCCTCGACGTCGCGTTCCACGACGGCGTGTTCGAGAtcccgcgcgtcgccgtcgacgactcCACCTGCACCCGCTTCATGAACCTCGCCGCCTTTGAGCagtgccgcggcggcgacgccgagacACCGGCGGCGGGGAAGCACCTGACCAGCTACGTGGTGCTGATGGACTACCTGATCAACACGGCGGAGGACGTGGTGATCCTGGAGCGCGCCGACGTGATGGAGAACAATCTGGCgaacgaggaggcggcggcggcgttcttcAACCAGCTCCGCGTCTGCTCCTACATCGACTACGACGACCACTACCTGGCGCCGGTGTACCGCGACGTCGACGCCTTCTGCCGCCGCAAGTGGCCCAAGTACAAGGCCAAATTCCGCCGGGACTACCTCAACAGCCCGTGGGCGATCGTCGGCTTCTGCTTCGCCACCACCTTCGCCGTCGTCACCTTCTTCAACACCATCGTCAACATACTCAAGACGTTCTTCCATGTCTTGCATTGA